The genomic interval CCAACGGCTGCTAAAGCACCCACTTCTTCGTGACGAACTTGAATGTAATTTAATGTGTCTCTTCGGTTATATAATGCGTTCATTGTCGAATCAATTGACCCACCGGGTAAACCGTAAATATTTTTGACACCCCAATCTTCAATAACTTTTAACATTGCATCTGATGCATTTATTTTTGTCATGATATTCTCCTTGTCCTTAAATCTATCAACTACTAACTACTTTGAAACTACTTTATATACTAATTTCTCCTTTCGCCGTAAGTAAATAAATTACTTTTCAAGTAAATTATAGGTCAAAAAAATCTAAATGTAAACTATTTGAGTCCAGCCATTTATTTTTTTAGTCTGTCAGCAATAACTAAAAAAGAACTGTAAACTAAACAGTACAGTTCTTTTTATTTAAGTCTTGATCTAAGGTCAAATGGCTGATTAAAAATTTTATCAAGAAGTCACGTTCTTCAATCCATTTTTCTCGATTATCTTTTAAATGGACACGATTTGATAAGAAAACGACTGCTTTTTTGATGCGAGGATTAATTAATAAAAAAGTTCCGGTATAACCAGTATGAAGCAACCAATCATCATTTGACCCGAGTAAGTCCCAAGCCAAACTTCTTTTTTTATCTCCGTCAGCATAATTTTTTGTCAGCTTTAAATATTTTTCTTCTTGAAAATAAGCTTGACTAAATAAAATTAAATCAGACATCGTTGAAAATAAGCCGGCTGAGCCACAATGATTTTTTAAAACTTGAGCTTTAGGGTCATGAACTGTTCCTACTGGGATGTTTTGACTTGTTGGTACTGCATTTTCTACTGGTCCAAAACTTGTGTCAGTCATTTTCCAGTCTTCAAATACTTGTTTGTAAAAGATTTTATCTAGACTTTCTCCATAATATTCTTCTAATAAAAAACCTAGTAAAATAAAATTAATATCTGTATATTTGAAGGTCTTATTGTCAGTAACTTTAATCTGATTAATTGCTTCTGTCAGTTCTTTTGCGTTTAGCTTATCTCTATTTTTTATGAAAGGATCAATACCAGAAGTGTGTGTCAGTAATTGCCGCAAGCTGACGCTTCTGTCAGTAAATTTAGAATAATATTTTTGAAGAGGGGCATCAATTTCTAACTTTCCTGCTAGGACAAGATTAATGACGGCTGTTCCGGTGCCCACTACTTTTGTCAAAGAAGCTAAATCCCATTTTTTTCCCTGAGTGAGCTTGATTGTTTCAGGATAAATTGCTGAATTTCCTAAAAGATACTCCTCGACTTTTTCTCCTTCAATAATTGCGAAATTGACACCTGGGAAAACGTCACACTCAATATAATCTTCGATTATTTTTAAAAATTCTTGTTGATTTTTCATGTTTCAACCTTCGTTTCTGATTTACTTTGAGTAAAAAAACTTGTCAAAAATTAACAAGTTTTTTTAAAATTATTATTTTACAAACCAAAGTTCTACATGGTCAGGAACTTCTAATGAAAAAGTTTTAGCTGAGCCATCCAAATATGTTCCGTCCACATCAGAAAATTGATGAGCAAAATCTTTCAAATCAAAATCTTTATCAATCATGAACACTAAAAACTCAAGGTCAAGTACTTCATCGGTTCCTGCAGCTAAATCTTCGCTTTCTTCAACACTAAAAGTCAAAGTTACAAAAGGAAATTCAATTTGGTTATTGATTGCTTTAAGACCAAAAACTGATTCATAAAATTCAATAATTGATTGGTTAGCAACATTCAAATCCATTGCTATAATTTCAAAATCTGACAAACCTTTAAAAGTTTTATCTTCCTCAAGCTCAATTTCTGATTTATCAATTTCTGTCAGTGATGATAAATCTGTCAGTAAATCTGATGTTACCAAAAAAAGTTCTGCTTCAGGCGAAAGTGCTGAAAAAGCAAAGCCGTTTTTTCCTTTATAGACCTTAGAAATCTTGTCCAAGTTACGAACAATTAATTGCTCAATCTCAGATGAATTAGCTTTGATCACCGTTTGCCCGTGTTTTTTCAATCCTTCAACAGGACGAAAACCTGGTGATTCTTCTAATTGAAACCGATCTTTTTTCGCTTCATGCCCACCAAGCCATACCATTGCGCCTTCTTCTACCAAGACTTTAAAGCCAAGCACTTCACGGTAGAAATCTAAATTTTCTTCACGGTTAAGCACACGATAGACTGGTTGAAAAGCGGTAATATGATTTATAATCTCGCTCATTTTAGCCTCCATTGATTACATTTACAAATAACTATCTCTTATTTTCGCAAATTTCAAGGAAATTATCAACGATTTATATCTTTTAGTTTTTCTTTCTACATTAAATGTGTAATTTTAAAATCTCAATAAAAAAACTCATAGTCGTTAACCATGGGCATTTTTAAGGATAGTTTTAAGTACATATCTAGGTACGAACAAAGTTAGACTGACCTTTTAGTGTGGTTGCCAGATATGCACATTTTTGAGGTAGCTCTATTTTACTACAATTTATTCAAGTCCAGATTAACAAAAGTTATCAACAAAAATGAAATATTTTCTTCTGCTGACAGCTATTACTATGCTATAATATTGACATGTTTAATATAGAAAAACTTCAATCATTAGCCAAATATCGTTGGGTAATTGTAATTATTTTGGCGCTACTTTTTTCAGCCTTATCTGTCAGTATTTTTCATTTGCCATTTTTAATGACAGCTCTCGTATTATCGATTGTTGGATTAATTTTTGCTTATCACAAATCAGTTTGGTTGGTGCTCTTTATTTTATCTAACTTACCAATGCTTGCGACAACCATTTTTGCTTATCAGCACCATTTCACAACCTTAGATACCGTCATCTTTTTCATTATCTTTTTACTTACGATTATTTCTTCTTATCTGATTGCTCGTAAAGCTGATATTATCCCTAAAATAAGTTGGAAATATTTTCCTCCTTTAAAAATAATAATTGGTTTTGCTTTGCTTTTTCTGGTCTCTATTCTGACAGGAATTTTTGCTCAAATTATCAATCAAAGTCCAACAACCAGTAATCAAGATTCACTAAACGAATTACAAAAAGTGATTCCAATTGCTGTCTTTGCGACCCAAACACTTGCTGCTGGTTTTTTAGAGGAACTTGTTTATCGGGTAGGAATTTTTGAAGTCATTTTCAAAAATCAAAAATATTTTGCTTTTTTAACGGCATTGCTCCTTTTTGCTTACATGCATGGTCCTACTGACCTCTATAGTTGGTTAACTTACGGTTTAATGAGTCTTGTGCTTACCAGTCTTTATGCTAAATATCGCAATTTTTATCTTAACATGAGTGTCCATCTTCTTTGGAATCTCTTTGGGTTAGTAATTGCGCTTGTGCTTAAATAAAAAAAATACTGACAGAAATTCTGTCAGTATTTTTTTTATTTTTTAAAGATAAATCATTTTAAATAGAGCTACGGCTGCAAGTGATGCAAGAATTGGTGCCAAAACTGGAACCCATGCATACCACCATTTAGAAGAACCTTTTGCTTCACCCAAAACTGATTTTGGTAAGAGACTGTGAACCAAACGTGGACCAAAGTCACGCGCTGGATTCAAACCAGGTCCTGTAGGACCGCCAAGAGCGACTACAAGTCCCATAACAAGGAATCCTAAGAATAAGTGAGCAACCATTTTAGAAGCTGAAGCTCCTGAGGCTTGAACCCAAATCTGATTCATAATGTCTGATGAAGAAACATCTGCTCCTTGACCTTTCAAGTAGTTTGTCATCCAAGTAATTGATTGACTACCAAAGAAGATATTTGTCGCAGCAACTGCTCCGAAGAACAAGACGAATGATCCAACAAATTCATTCAAGAAACCATTAATTGTGGCTCCCAAACGAGTTTTTTCATCATTGTCATCAACATTATCGATTGTTGAGAAAGTTCCAAGAATAGCATTTGGATTTTGTGTTTTAAGATAGTATGGGCGATAAACCATAACAATCAATAATTGTCCAAACATCGCACCTAAAACTTGCGCAATAATATATTGAGCAACATGTGCCCAAGGAAAAAGTCCTGAGGCTGCAAGTCCAAGTGTGAAAGCTGGATTAATTTGTGAAGTAATATTACCGAAAGCAACTGCTGGTAGCATTACACCAAGTCCATAACCCCAACCAATAATCATCCAAGATTGTGCGTGAGCTTTTGTACCTTTAAGTTCAACGTTGGCAACCGCACCATTACCCATGATGATGAGTAGCGCAGTTCCGACAAATTCAGTGATATATTTCACTGTCCATGTAACATCCATTTTTTATGGAACCCTCCAAAATTTGATTTTAATATAATAACCTCAGCTATTATATCAGAAAAGCGCGCTTGCTTCAAATATTCATTGGAAATTAGACCCTTTTAGTCTGATTATTTACTGAAAATTTGCTATAATTAAAAGAATTATCATGCTTTTTATGGAGGACTTAAGATGCGCTTTAATCATTTTTCAATTGTTGATAAAAACTTTGATGAACAACTAGCAGAACTTGATCAGCTTGGGTTTCGTTGGTCTGTTTTTTGGGATGAAAAGAAAATTTTAAAAGATTTTCTCATTCAAAGTCCTACTGATATGACTGTTTTACAAGCAAATACTGAGCTAGATGTCATTGAATTCTTAAAATCCTCTATTGAATTAGATTGGGAAATTTTCTGGAATATTGCTTTGCAACTTCTTGACTTTGTTCCAAATTTTGATTTTGAAATAGGAAAAGCAACTGAATTTGCTAAAAAACTTAATCTTCCACAAAGGGATGTTGAAATGACAACTGAAACTATCATCTCTGCTTTTTACTATTTACTTTGTAGCCGTCGTAAAAGCGGGATGATTCTTGTTGAACATTGGGTTTCAGAAGGTCTTCTTCCTTTGGATAATCACTATCACTTTTTCAATGACAAATCATTGGCAACTTTTGATTCTTCGCTCCTTGAACGTGAGGTAGTTTGGGTTGAAAGTCCAGTTGATACTGAGCAAAAAGGAAAAAATGACTTAATTAAAATTCAAATTATCCGTCCAAAAAGTACAGAAAAGCTTCCGGTTGTGATGACCGCAAGTCCTTATCATTTGGGAATCAATGAGAAAGCAAATGATTTAGCGCTTCATGAAATGAATGTTGATTTGGAAAAAAAGGACAGTCACAAAATTCATGTCCAAGGAAAGCTTCCACAAAAACGTCCATCTGAAACCAAAGAACTTCCTATTGTAGATAAAGCACCTTATCGCTTTACTCATGGTTGGACTTATTCTTTAAATGACTACTTTTTGACGCGTGGTTTTGCTTCTATTTATGTGGCTGGTGTTGGAACGCGTGGCTCAAATGGCTTCCAAACTTCAGGCGATTATCAGCAAATTTACAGTATGACTGCTGTCATTGATTGGTTAAATGGCCGAACTCGTGCCTATACTTCTCGTAAAAAGACGCATGAAATTAAGGCCACTTGGGCAAACGGAAAAGTAGCCATGACAGGAAAGTCATATTTAGGAACGATGGCTTATGGTGCTGCTACTACTGGAGTCGATGGACTTGAAGTCATCTTAGCTGAAGCTGGAATTTCTTCTTGGTATAATTACTATCGTGAGAATGGTCTTGTCCGTTCTCCTGGTGGCTTTCCTGGTGAAGATTTAGATGTGCTTGCTGCACTGACTTACTCACGAAATCTTGATGGTGCTGATTATTTAAAAGGAAATGCTGAATACGAAAAACGCTTAGCAGAAATGACCACTGCTTTAGACCGTAAGTCTGGTGATTATAATCAATTTTGGCATGACCGAAATTATTTAATCAATTCTGACCAAGTTAAAGCTGACGTCCTAATTGTTCACGGCTTACAAGACTGGAATGTTACACCCGAACAAGCTTATAATTTTTGGCAGGCTCTGCCAGAAGGTCATGCCAAGCATGCCTTTCTACATCGTGGGGCTCATATTTATATGAATTCTTGGCAATCCATTGATTTTTCTGAGACAATCAATGCTTATTTCTCTGCCAAATTATTAGATAGAGATTTAAATTTAAATCTTCCACCCGTTATTTTACAGGAAAATTCTAAAGAACAAGTTTGGTCAGCTGTCAGTAAATTTGGGGGCGATGACCAGCTCAAACTCCCTCTTGGGAAAACGGCGGTTTCTTTTGCTCAATTTGATAACCACTATGATGATGAAAGCTTCAAAAAGTATTCTAAAGATTTCAATGTCTTTAAAAAAGATTTATTTGAAAATAAAGCTAACGAAGCTGTCATTGATTTAGAACTTCCTTCTGAGTTAACAATTAATGGTCCAATTGAACTAGAAATCAGACTAAAATTAAATGATAGTAAAGGGCTCTTATCTGCTCAAATTATTGATTTTGGTCCCAAAAAACGGCTGGAAGATAAAGCAAGAGTAAAAGATTTTAAAGTTCTTGACCGTGGCCGAAACTTCATGTTAGATGATTTGGTTGAACTTCCTCTTGTCGAAAGTCCTTATCAGTTGGTCACTAAAGGATTTACCAATCTCCAAAACAAAGATTTACTGACGGTCAGTGATTTAAAAGCTGACGAATGGTTTACGCTCAAATTTGAACTACAACCAACGATTTATCATTTAGAAAAAGCGGATAAACTTCGGGTCATACTCTATAGTACTGACTTTGAACATACGGTTCGTGATAATCGTAAAGTGACTTACGAGATTGATTTATCTCAATCCAAACTCATTATTCCTATTGAAAGTGTGAAAAAATAAGATGGCAATTATTGGAATTCTTGGAACTCCTTACAATACAGTTGAACAATCCCCCTTTTGGTGGAACAAAGTAAGCTATACTCGTCAATCATTTATTGATGTTTTTCAGGATTTAGGTCATACTGTGATTATTCTTCCTGTTGACAAAACCGAAAATATAAAAAATTACCTGACACTGGTAGATAAAATTGTACTGACTGGTGGGGCAGATGTCAGTCCTTATCTATATGGTGAGGAGCCTAATGCTAAATTAGGAACAACTGATCCGATTCGTGACCGTTTTGAGCTTGCCACAATCAAAGCTGCTCTAGAAGCAAA from Lactococcus lactis carries:
- a CDS encoding CppA N-terminal domain-containing protein, coding for MSEIINHITAFQPVYRVLNREENLDFYREVLGFKVLVEEGAMVWLGGHEAKKDRFQLEESPGFRPVEGLKKHGQTVIKANSSEIEQLIVRNLDKISKVYKGKNGFAFSALSPEAELFLVTSDLLTDLSSLTEIDKSEIELEEDKTFKGLSDFEIIAMDLNVANQSIIEFYESVFGLKAINNQIEFPFVTLTFSVEESEDLAAGTDEVLDLEFLVFMIDKDFDLKDFAHQFSDVDGTYLDGSAKTFSLEVPDHVELWFVK
- a CDS encoding Xaa-Pro dipeptidyl-peptidase, with the translated sequence MRFNHFSIVDKNFDEQLAELDQLGFRWSVFWDEKKILKDFLIQSPTDMTVLQANTELDVIEFLKSSIELDWEIFWNIALQLLDFVPNFDFEIGKATEFAKKLNLPQRDVEMTTETIISAFYYLLCSRRKSGMILVEHWVSEGLLPLDNHYHFFNDKSLATFDSSLLEREVVWVESPVDTEQKGKNDLIKIQIIRPKSTEKLPVVMTASPYHLGINEKANDLALHEMNVDLEKKDSHKIHVQGKLPQKRPSETKELPIVDKAPYRFTHGWTYSLNDYFLTRGFASIYVAGVGTRGSNGFQTSGDYQQIYSMTAVIDWLNGRTRAYTSRKKTHEIKATWANGKVAMTGKSYLGTMAYGAATTGVDGLEVILAEAGISSWYNYYRENGLVRSPGGFPGEDLDVLAALTYSRNLDGADYLKGNAEYEKRLAEMTTALDRKSGDYNQFWHDRNYLINSDQVKADVLIVHGLQDWNVTPEQAYNFWQALPEGHAKHAFLHRGAHIYMNSWQSIDFSETINAYFSAKLLDRDLNLNLPPVILQENSKEQVWSAVSKFGGDDQLKLPLGKTAVSFAQFDNHYDDESFKKYSKDFNVFKKDLFENKANEAVIDLELPSELTINGPIELEIRLKLNDSKGLLSAQIIDFGPKKRLEDKARVKDFKVLDRGRNFMLDDLVELPLVESPYQLVTKGFTNLQNKDLLTVSDLKADEWFTLKFELQPTIYHLEKADKLRVILYSTDFEHTVRDNRKVTYEIDLSQSKLIIPIESVKK
- a CDS encoding serine hydrolase domain-containing protein; amino-acid sequence: MKNQQEFLKIIEDYIECDVFPGVNFAIIEGEKVEEYLLGNSAIYPETIKLTQGKKWDLASLTKVVGTGTAVINLVLAGKLEIDAPLQKYYSKFTDRSVSLRQLLTHTSGIDPFIKNRDKLNAKELTEAINQIKVTDNKTFKYTDINFILLGFLLEEYYGESLDKIFYKQVFEDWKMTDTSFGPVENAVPTSQNIPVGTVHDPKAQVLKNHCGSAGLFSTMSDLILFSQAYFQEEKYLKLTKNYADGDKKRSLAWDLLGSNDDWLLHTGYTGTFLLINPRIKKAVVFLSNRVHLKDNREKWIEERDFLIKFLISHLTLDQDLNKKNCTV
- a CDS encoding CPBP family intramembrane glutamic endopeptidase codes for the protein MFNIEKLQSLAKYRWVIVIILALLFSALSVSIFHLPFLMTALVLSIVGLIFAYHKSVWLVLFILSNLPMLATTIFAYQHHFTTLDTVIFFIIFLLTIISSYLIARKADIIPKISWKYFPPLKIIIGFALLFLVSILTGIFAQIINQSPTTSNQDSLNELQKVIPIAVFATQTLAAGFLEELVYRVGIFEVIFKNQKYFAFLTALLLFAYMHGPTDLYSWLTYGLMSLVLTSLYAKYRNFYLNMSVHLLWNLFGLVIALVLK
- the gla gene encoding aquaglyceroporin Gla — protein: MDVTWTVKYITEFVGTALLIIMGNGAVANVELKGTKAHAQSWMIIGWGYGLGVMLPAVAFGNITSQINPAFTLGLAASGLFPWAHVAQYIIAQVLGAMFGQLLIVMVYRPYYLKTQNPNAILGTFSTIDNVDDNDEKTRLGATINGFLNEFVGSFVLFFGAVAATNIFFGSQSITWMTNYLKGQGADVSSSDIMNQIWVQASGASASKMVAHLFLGFLVMGLVVALGGPTGPGLNPARDFGPRLVHSLLPKSVLGEAKGSSKWWYAWVPVLAPILASLAAVALFKMIYL